Proteins found in one Channa argus isolate prfri chromosome 7, Channa argus male v1.0, whole genome shotgun sequence genomic segment:
- the ncoa7a gene encoding nuclear receptor coactivator 7 isoform X3, with translation MKLLPDNIKVLYFASDCVEPYVEIITVKDSKRRLSLSSSGDSEAEESDYQEEDAALVLSNRSHLLSDQHLQQLATQIPPRTHGYPWELVYSTAIHGSSLKTLYRNMAGLDSPVLLVIKDMKKKVFGAFSSDSFRVSKYCYGTGETFLFSFSPEFQVYRWSGENSYFVSGNLESLQIGGGGGGFALWLDADLYHGASFSCPTFHNPPLSTEEDFIVKDLEVWTVQY, from the exons ATGAAACTGTTACCAGATAATatcaaagtgctttattttGCCAGTGATTGTGTCGAGCCATATGTGGAG ATAATCACAGTGAAGGACTCGAAGCGCCGCTTGAGTCTTAGTAGCTCAGGCGACTCTGAGGCAGAGGAGTCTGATTACCAGGAGGAAGATGCTGCCCTTGTTCTGAGTAACCGTAGCCATCTACTGAGTGACCAACACCTGCAGCAA CTTGCTACACAAATCCCACCAAGGACTCATGGCTATCCCTGGGAACTGGTCTACAGCACTGCCATTCATGGCAGCAGCCTGAAGACACTGTACAGGAATATGGCTGGTCTGGACAGTCCTGTTCTGCTGGTCATCAAGGACATGAAGAAAAAG gtgtttgGGGCTTTTTCTTCTGATTCATTTAGAGTCAGTAAATACTGCTACGGTACTGGAGAAACCTTCCTGTTCAGCTTCAGCCCTGAGTTTCAG GTCTACAGATGGAGTGGTGAGAACTCATACTTTGTGAGTGGCAACTTGGAGTCTCTGCAGATTGGTGGAGGAGG AGGTGGCTTTGCCCTGTGGCTGGATGCTGATCTGTACCATGGTGCAAGCTTCTCCTGTCCCACCTTCCACAATCCACCTCTGTCCACAGAGGAAGACTTTATTGTGAAAGACCTTGAGGTCTGGACCGTGCAGTATTGA
- the ncoa7a gene encoding nuclear receptor coactivator 7 isoform X1 — protein MGVAYSVGDRVDHLYTFFVQWSPDIYSKGNKKHCQSRFLVLEQDKISVINQLLSKPVSTTAEKWEIITVKDSKRRLSLSSSGDSEAEESDYQEEDAALVLSNRSHLLSDQHLQQLATQIPPRTHGYPWELVYSTAIHGSSLKTLYRNMAGLDSPVLLVIKDMKKKVFGAFSSDSFRVSKYCYGTGETFLFSFSPEFQVYRWSGENSYFVSGNLESLQIGGGGGGFALWLDADLYHGASFSCPTFHNPPLSTEEDFIVKDLEVWTVQY, from the exons ATGGGAGTTGCTTACAGCGTTGGGGA CAGGGTTGACCACCTCTATACCTTCTTTGTGCAGTGGTCACCAGATATCTATAGTAAAGGCAACAAAAAGCACTGCCAGTCCCGCTTTCTGGTTTTGGAGCAGGACAAGATTTCAGTGATCAATCAGCTCCTCAGCAAACCGGTCAGCACCACGGCTGAAAAGTGGGAG ATAATCACAGTGAAGGACTCGAAGCGCCGCTTGAGTCTTAGTAGCTCAGGCGACTCTGAGGCAGAGGAGTCTGATTACCAGGAGGAAGATGCTGCCCTTGTTCTGAGTAACCGTAGCCATCTACTGAGTGACCAACACCTGCAGCAA CTTGCTACACAAATCCCACCAAGGACTCATGGCTATCCCTGGGAACTGGTCTACAGCACTGCCATTCATGGCAGCAGCCTGAAGACACTGTACAGGAATATGGCTGGTCTGGACAGTCCTGTTCTGCTGGTCATCAAGGACATGAAGAAAAAG gtgtttgGGGCTTTTTCTTCTGATTCATTTAGAGTCAGTAAATACTGCTACGGTACTGGAGAAACCTTCCTGTTCAGCTTCAGCCCTGAGTTTCAG GTCTACAGATGGAGTGGTGAGAACTCATACTTTGTGAGTGGCAACTTGGAGTCTCTGCAGATTGGTGGAGGAGG AGGTGGCTTTGCCCTGTGGCTGGATGCTGATCTGTACCATGGTGCAAGCTTCTCCTGTCCCACCTTCCACAATCCACCTCTGTCCACAGAGGAAGACTTTATTGTGAAAGACCTTGAGGTCTGGACCGTGCAGTATTGA
- the si:dkey-29b11.3 gene encoding actin-binding Rho-activating protein-like, with translation METEDNNSPSAQFSQDDAVCIVSVKGLKENWQKWSDDRQDYQKKNPFSHDTRPSVVVPQKGQDDYGRPLQGSMTDQRGKDAQTHISREVQELCQVIRNIGESGGKEGSGSSKGEKVITVQFGKLFQHYVTVSNKLVGILLRARKQRLVDFDGEMLWQGKDNHVVITLLQ, from the coding sequence ATGGAAACAGAAGACAACAATTCACCTTCTGCTCAATTCAGCCAAGATGATGCAGTGTGCATTGTTTCTGTGAAAGGCTTGAAGGAGAACTGGCAGAAGTGGTCTGATGATCGCCAGGACTATCAGAAGAAAAACCCCTTCAGTCATGATACCAGACCCAGCGTGGTGGTACCCCAGAAAGGGCAGGACGACTATGGGAGGCCCCTGCAGGGCTCCATGACAGATCAGCGAGGGAAGGATGCTCAAACACACATCAGCAGAGAGGTTCAGGAGTTGTGTCAGGTGATAAGGAACATTGGAGAGTCGGGAGGCAAAGAGGGGAGTGGAAGCAGCAAAGGAGAGAAAGTGATCACTGTACAGTTTGGGAAACTCTTCCAGCATTATGTAACTGTCTCAAATAAACTGGTGGGAATTCTTCTACGAGCGAGGAAGCAGAGGCTGGTTGACTTTGACGGGGAGATGCTGTGGCAGGGGAAAGATAACCATGTAGTTATCACTCTGTTGCAGTGA
- the ncoa7a gene encoding nuclear receptor coactivator 7 isoform X2: protein MGVAYSVGEVDHLYTFFVQWSPDIYSKGNKKHCQSRFLVLEQDKISVINQLLSKPVSTTAEKWEIITVKDSKRRLSLSSSGDSEAEESDYQEEDAALVLSNRSHLLSDQHLQQLATQIPPRTHGYPWELVYSTAIHGSSLKTLYRNMAGLDSPVLLVIKDMKKKVFGAFSSDSFRVSKYCYGTGETFLFSFSPEFQVYRWSGENSYFVSGNLESLQIGGGGGGFALWLDADLYHGASFSCPTFHNPPLSTEEDFIVKDLEVWTVQY, encoded by the exons ATGGGAGTTGCTTACAGCGTTGGGGA GGTTGACCACCTCTATACCTTCTTTGTGCAGTGGTCACCAGATATCTATAGTAAAGGCAACAAAAAGCACTGCCAGTCCCGCTTTCTGGTTTTGGAGCAGGACAAGATTTCAGTGATCAATCAGCTCCTCAGCAAACCGGTCAGCACCACGGCTGAAAAGTGGGAG ATAATCACAGTGAAGGACTCGAAGCGCCGCTTGAGTCTTAGTAGCTCAGGCGACTCTGAGGCAGAGGAGTCTGATTACCAGGAGGAAGATGCTGCCCTTGTTCTGAGTAACCGTAGCCATCTACTGAGTGACCAACACCTGCAGCAA CTTGCTACACAAATCCCACCAAGGACTCATGGCTATCCCTGGGAACTGGTCTACAGCACTGCCATTCATGGCAGCAGCCTGAAGACACTGTACAGGAATATGGCTGGTCTGGACAGTCCTGTTCTGCTGGTCATCAAGGACATGAAGAAAAAG gtgtttgGGGCTTTTTCTTCTGATTCATTTAGAGTCAGTAAATACTGCTACGGTACTGGAGAAACCTTCCTGTTCAGCTTCAGCCCTGAGTTTCAG GTCTACAGATGGAGTGGTGAGAACTCATACTTTGTGAGTGGCAACTTGGAGTCTCTGCAGATTGGTGGAGGAGG AGGTGGCTTTGCCCTGTGGCTGGATGCTGATCTGTACCATGGTGCAAGCTTCTCCTGTCCCACCTTCCACAATCCACCTCTGTCCACAGAGGAAGACTTTATTGTGAAAGACCTTGAGGTCTGGACCGTGCAGTATTGA
- the hint3 gene encoding histidine triad nucleotide-binding protein 3, with the protein MAGVDDTQPAQVDRSKTSSVSDEGYDKKCIFCKIVNNEIETELLHSDEEISCFRDIKPGAPQHYLVVPNKHVGNCKSLRKGHVPLVKRMVETGKEILQKNNITDLSDVRFGFHWPPFCSVTHLHLHVLAPASQMGFMSRLFYRLNSYWFISADQLIELLNSKEETN; encoded by the exons ATGGCAGGAGTCGATGATACACAACCTGCTCAGGTTGATCGCTCTAAAACCAGCAGCGTGTCAGATGAAGGATATGacaagaaatgtattttctgcaAGATTGTAAACAATGAGATTGAGACGGAGCTTCTTCACTCT gATGAGGAGATCTCATGTTTCCGAGACATAAAACCAGGAGCTCCCCAGCATTACCTCGTTGTACCAAACAAACATGTTGGGAACTGTAAATCACTCAGGAAAGGGCATGTGCCTTTGG TGAAGCGAATGGTTGAGACAGGGAAAGAGATCCTCCAGAAAAACAATATAACAGATCTCAGCGATGTGAG ATTTGGTTTCCACTGGCCTCCATTCTGTTCTGTGACACACCTACACCTTCATGTTTTGGCACCTGCCAGTCAAATGGGCTTCATGTCTCGCCTTTTCTATAGACTCAACTCATATTGGTTTATCTCG gcAGACCAGCTAATTGAGCTTCTCAACTCCAAAGAAGAGACCAACTGA
- the LOC137130491 gene encoding TLD domain-containing protein 2-like yields the protein MKLLPDNIKVLYFASDCVEPYVEIITVKDSKCHLSLNSSGDSKPEDSDYQEEDAALVLSNRSQLLGDHHLQQLATQIPPRTHGYPWEMVYSTAIHGSSLKTLYRNMAGLDSPVLLVIKDMKKKVFGAFSSDSFRISKYCYSTGETFLFSFSPEFQVYRWSGENSYFVSGNLESLQIGGGGGGFALWLDADLYHGASFSCPTFHNAPLSTEEDFIVKDLEVWTVQY from the exons ATGAAACTGCTACCAGATAATatcaaagtgctttattttGCCAGTGATTGTGTAGAGCCATATGTGGAG ATAATCACAGTGAAGGACTCGAAGTGTCACTTGAGCCTTAATAGCTCGGGTGACTCCAAACCAGAAGACTCTGATTACCAGGAGGAAGATGCTGCCCTTGTTCTGAGTAACCGGAGCCAACTATTGGGTGACCATCACTTACAGCAA CTTGCTACACAAATCCCACCAAGGACTCATGGTTATCCATGGGAAATGGTCTACAGCACTGCCATTCATGGCAGCAGCCTGAAGACACTGTACAGGAATATGGCTGGTCTGGACAGTCCTGTTCTGCTGGTCATCAAGGACATGAAGAAAAAG GTGTTTGGGGCTTTTTCTTCTGATTCATTCAGAATCAGTAAATACTGCTACAGTACTGGAGAAACCTTCCTGTTCAGCTTCAGCCCTGAGTTTCAG GTCTACAGATGGAGTGGTGAGAACTCATACTTTGTGAGTGGCAACTTGGAGTCTCTGCAGATTGGTGGAGGAGG AGGTGGCTTTGCCCTGTGGCTGGATGCTGATCTGTACCATGGTGCAAGCTTCTCCTGTCCCACCTTCCACAATGCACCTCTGTCCACAGAGGAAGACTTCATTGTAAAAGACCTCGAGGTTTGGACCGTGCAGTATTGA